Below is a genomic region from Cloeon dipterum chromosome 2, ieCloDipt1.1, whole genome shotgun sequence.
GGAGCTTGCGGCCACTGCGACTTACCTGGGCTTGATTTTGGTCGCGCTCTCTGGTTATGATTCACTCATTGCGTGGGTCACGTTCAAGAGACAAGCAATTAATGGTGGGGGAATATATCACGCAGGGCTGACAGCTGCTACCAAGAAAACTACCCCCTTCCAATCAAAACCGCCCACCTGTGGATGGCCAATGAACGGACGAAGGTTGTGGTGGGAAAAATACCACAGAAAAGAATTTCTGAGTCCCACGACggattggaattttttcaatttattttatctttaattgtttgtttattctcacattaGGTCAAAATACATtcttgttataaaaaaaatttccgtcacaaattttataaaacaaatgtgagaaaaggcagcaTACCTGGTGAACAAAAATTTCGGTTCCCTTTTACAcaatagtaaatattttaaggcaAAATAACTTGAAAACTCACATAAccatgattgaaaattataaaactgcTCTATTCAACTAAGTAAGTATGATAggtcatcaatttaaaatacaatacaaGCTATCGCACgcacatttattaaaaatattctaatggTCAGCTTTTTTTGAAGCATACTTTGTTCTATGAAGCATTATGACACATCATGCACGCACGTTTCTTTgttagtatttattttaaaatatattttctgcaTATTTCcgcatcaataaaaataacaaatgaatacaaaaaaatttaaaaatattttactggcTAGggagaataattaataaaatcaatcaaaataatgcatgaattgatttcaaagtaataaaatattacttctTGTCTTAATAGCAAGACAAAGCGCAGTGATTTTACGTCCATCCATTAGAATATACAAGCTAGCTAAAgaataagataaaatataaaatgctattttagcGGAGAGTGCTTCAACGCTTCTTTTCTTAAACATAGATAAATCAACACTGGCTGATCCTCTTTTGTCGTGTGCAACCACAGAATAAAACGGCTAACCTGCATCGCAAGCACCTTGTGTTACAATCGTTTTGGTGACAATTTTTCGTACATAAGTGTCCGCACCACATGGGCCTGTTGCAAACAGCCTTGCAAACGCCGCTGGCGGATTTCCAGTCTTTGCAGAGCACATCTTTGCTGTGCCTGCCGCAGGAATTGGTCAAGGTGCGTATTTCAAAGCAGTCAGGGTGGCATTGCCTGTAGCACGGTAGTTTGCAGCGATGAAGACCAGCCTTGCACATTCGGAGGCACGGCTCAATACATCTTTCCCATATTTCATGCGATGAATTGTGAGCCTCGACAGGAGGGCAAACTACTTTGCATTTATGGCCGCAGCTGTTCACACCATAGCAGCGCTCTGCATACGAAAAAGTGATTCCAGAAACGCGACTTCCACTTGATTGGTTGGAGGGAGTCGCAATGTCGTTAAAAGAAACTCTCTTCACAGGCGTGGGAATTACCGGAAAAAAGTTTATCTCTGGTAAAGGAGGTGGTAAAGGTTTCTCAAGCAATTCCTGAGCTACCACTTGTGGCTGTGGTTGCTTCACAATTGGCTGGCGAGTTGATGCAGCCACTAGCGGAGCCGGGGGTGGCGGCTGTATGCGATTCTTCAAGTTTTTCCCATTTTGATTAGTGTGCGAATTCATGCTGAAACTATTGGTGGCAGGCTCATTGCATATTTCACATGTTTCATGCGATGAATTGTGAGCCTTGCCAGGAGGGCAAACTACGCTGCATTTATGGCCGTAGCTCTTCACAACCTTGCAGCGCGCAGCATACGAATTAGTGCTTCCAGAAACGCTACTTCCACTTGAGGCATAACATTTTGATTGGTTGGAGGGAATTGTATCACCGTTGAATCTTATCTTCACAGGCATGGAAATTACCGGAAACTTTGGCATGTTAGTTTTGATCATCAGCGGAAATTGTTCTgaacttttgattttctgaGAGGATAGCGTTGAATATCCGCTTGCATTAGAATCCTTTACAGAATTCTTAGCAGAAGAATCACTGCCGACCAACATCGGCGTTTGCTCCGTTAAAGATTTTTGAGGATACTCGCCGGGCTTTTGATGAGGGTTGTGCTTAACAGGAGAACAAGAGGGTGCAGTCAATGCTGGTGCCTGATGCGGTTTTTCGCAGCTATTTTTACTGCAAATCCACTCCGATTTGATGAGTTCTTCGTCAAAAGCAACTGCATGAGTCTTCGTAGGGTAGGTCGTGCACCTGAAGTTAGATATGGGGAATGTGTTATAAAACGTTCTCTTGCCAATTAAATTACAAGTTATTTTTCTGtcttagatttaaaaatgaaaaaaatctaaaattaagtttcatcTAACCTGAACTCCAGAAATCCATTCAGGGCATTTTGTTCCTTCAGGGACGACTCGATCGACTTCCAAGTAGGACAGCTTTTGGTGAGGGTTTGTATGTTCCCAACAATGATGAGAGCATTTTGGGCTTTACTTAAAGCCACGCCGATTCTGTTCTCCTTTTCCAGAAATCCCAAAGCTCCCCCGGAGTTGCTTCTCACAAGAgacaaaattatgaatttattttcgccgCCTTGGAAATTGTCCACCGTTGTGACTTCGACGGTCACCAATAACCCTTTGacctttgatttttcttcctttataagctattaaaatatgcaattataatttaacaatacgagttttaaaacaaatagtTCAAATGTACCTTTTTAATCAGGTCCAACTGATACGCGTAAGTGGTCAAAATAGTTATATCGAGCGGTGCCACTTTTTGCAAGAGCAAGTATTTACAGAGAGCCACCACAAAAGATGCCTCCTGGTCATTCTTCTTGCTGTTTCCAGTCTTCCACtgttttttcataatttgctCTGGAGTGCGCACTTCAATTTCCTCCGGACTCTCAGGAAAATTGTGGGTGACGAAAGAAACTCGCTTTGTAAGCAATTTTAGCGCGGGCAAGCTCGTCGCACTTGCACCATGCTCCATCTTGGGGTAAATCAATGGCGAAATTAGTTTTGTCATCTCAGGTGGCATCCTGTACTGAAATCGAAGCGGTTTCTGGCTCTCCCTGTTGTCCAACATCCTCTTGAAAAATGAgacgtttaatttaaatgatgcTAAATCAGGATTTTCTAGTTTTAGTTCAAGCTGCTTTAGCCctccttttaaaataagtatttaatttaattagttctTGTTCGCATATTTTTTACACGCAAATATACCAATCATTATTAAATGTTGATAATTATTTGGCAAGCATGCAAACATCTGAGCATCAAACACCACAGCGGCATCCTCGACAATCactgaaatgttaaaaaaacgatcaaaaaataagaagcttaaaactattttcattTATCATACAGATCCTAATAATTGACCtggcaatcaataaaataatttagcttttttagattaaaattcattaaaaagggTTTAGATGGCCGAgggaaaaatatgaaattatttaagtgtTCGTCTAAGTTTAAtaggatttcaattaaatccgTATTTTAAGAAGTAAAGTGATAGAGTTGCGGCAGTCATGAAAAGATTTATTAGATTTGAAAGCCCTATTTTCATTGGAATATATTCCTTTTGAGCTTAAGttttaaatgacaaaatttaactaacCCACTTCGCAGCCAAGCGAATTGAGCTTTGGACGCCAATCTGATGCCCTGGACGCTGTCATTCCAATTACGTCCTGGTATGCGAGACGATAGTACCATGATCCTTTCAGTTTGTTGTAGTTGTAGAGGTTCAGCTGCGAAAACTTGGACTGCTGGCCGATCCGCACAATATTGTCAGTAAAGTTCAATAATCCGAGAAGAAAGCGATCAAGCGAGTGATTTGTGCTGCTGATGACCAGAATAGGCCTTTTCAGGTTCAGAGCTGCCTTGTTTCCGATCAAGATTTGCGCCACTGTGAGGCCAACGTAGGTTTTTCCCGTTCCAGGTGGCCCAAGGATGAATGCCAGTTCCCTCGTCAGGGCGGCTTGTAGGCTGAACAGCTGCGACTCGTCCAGTCCGATTTCAGCGGCCGTAGGCCACGAATTCGGTTCCAAAAGCCGCactgaattaaaatcttgatCTACTCCTTTGATGGAAATGGTTTTGATGCCGTTCCTCATGTATTTAGGGAGTGCATCGCTTTTAGACActttaatgaaatattgagGAAAAGGGAAGTCGTTGTCGTCGGCAAGTTGAAGGGTTTTAAGAACCTGAAGGAAACAATATCTGATCAGTTTAGCTTACATTAATACGCAGTATTATGGATtcacttttttgtttgaattgtgggggttttaaaattacttctgCAGATTAATTGTATCTTTTCACGACAAAAAAGGCCTAtcaattaacttaaatttaatttgataaataccTGCTCATATGCTCCAAAGAAGGTTTCACTCTCAATCAtcatatattcatttttgtaaatatctTCCTTGCATTCAGAGGTCAACTTGACAAATACCACAGACTCCTTGAAATAATTCTCTTGTCTGTGGCTAATTGTGGCAAAGATCAATGTTTTGAAGAGGTTGCAAGTAAAGCAAACTAGGGAgccaaattttaagatttgcgATGATTTCTCCTTGACGGTCTCTCCATTAGAAATTCTACTGTCAGTGAAGCGAAGCTTTACACCTAGCTTTTTTACACTTGTGTCGACGGGTCTCAAGAATTTTGCCGTCATGTAGGAAGGCGAATCTTCGtcatttcttttgattttaagcTGGCTCACCACTTTCCGTAGCGGACCAACTACCTCCTCTCGCATAAGCCAAAAGTGGGTTTCCAGATATTGTTGGACATTCTTGAAAGGTTTATCTACAATATTCTCTGATAAGGGTGCTACAACATTTCCAACAACTTCAGCGTATGTCGGATAAACGCTGCAAGCTCTGAAATCCTTGCTGGGCtcctaaaaaatcaataaatttcttgcaaaatatGAGCTGCGATAAATATCCtagcaaatttttgaatatctATATCATGCAGTTGTATGTATTGCAGTTATGTGCCCGCTATATCCTTCAGTCATGCAGAGAGTGAGTCAAATTGATTTAGAAACTCTACTCCagtaaaaataagtttaaaatattgtattaaaaattatttacatataattattaagtaaaagtatttttactttatatgaaatagctaaatcaaaaagtataataaaattttaatatatattattcattttattctaGTTGTCCACATTTGGCTCATTGGCCTTTTCTGAACATATCATAGAGTGAGTACTTTCCATGgcacatttattattaatcagaaacaaaaatttgaaatttttagtctgATCACTAATCATTAACCTTAAAAAGTCAATTAGCATACTTAAAACTCaccatattttgaaattcaggTCTCGTCAGGGCGTCTCAAGTTCCTCTTACATTTCCTTAATGTGacatcttttcttttttagctCTTTAACTGCAACAgacgaaaattatttgaagattaataccaatttaatttttttaagacaacaaaatattgaaaatgaacTAAAATCTATTGTGAAATTCTAATTAACGCATTGCTCATcgaactcaaatttaaattaaaggtcaaattaatacaaaaaacttATGGGCGCGGCACAAGAAGCACACTAACAATAATATACCGAGAGATTTACTCTTTCCAAATTCCCAACTGATTAAGTATAACAagcgaaataatttatcagtCTCATATTTGCCAGGAGAAATGGCCGCACAAGGATAAGAAAATACATGAACGTCAATCACTTGAACTAATTTGATAAgatagtaatatttttaataattaaatcttaatCTGTGCTGTTGTCCTGCAATCACAAATATGCGAATTTAGAGGACtaattgattttggtttttttaccAACTGCGAttatgaacaaataaattagaacTTTATGAAAGTTAAAACATCTGCAGGCATTTTTATACAGtatctgaatttttatcaatttaagaTATACTTAAATCGCTTATTCtggcgaaatttaattaatttggtcaaAAAATGTGCAAGTGAATTCAAGTCACTAAAAGATGCCAATGACACAGcactaaaacattttaaaaacatgcgAAACATGAAGTTGATTATAAATTGGGAGATTGTACGCAGggcacaaaaataaactaaaaaatggaattcaaCTTACTTAATGCGTGCAGCAGCCGCCTGGAGTGAATGCATGgttgttgtgtgtgtgtctgaaGTAATGACACGAGCACGCACAACATTGATAAGATATTATTTGTAGATGCAGACTGCAAAACGTGATTAAAAAGATGGAACAATACAATCACAAAGAGCACTAaacactaaataaaaatagctgaaCAGAGAGTTGTGAAGAGACTGCAACACTTAAAATTGTCTTATCAGTAGCTTGGTGCATGAAGGAAactataaatcaatttttaatgccaatcaccaaaaaattgatattgaatttcattgaaataaaaatcgcatGTTACTGTGGTTCTCAATATCAActttaaaactatattttggTAGAAAATTCATCATTTACAAGTAAGGTAGAGTTGCATATCAAATAGTAAATCAGATTGAATGTtcacaaattcaaaacattatcTCCGatcatgcaaaaaaataaaaaactagcTTTTGGCTGCTCATCATCAAAGTTTGTGAAAAACCTAATCTTAAGCACAAATTAGATATAAACTGACATATCATTATACTAACAAGGAATTAATATGATTGTCACATAcaaattattagaaattttacTTCACATTAGTGTATATTTTCGGAATAAACGAAATTTAGCTTTCCAAATTTGGATTCTGCGATTAATAACGCCATCAAAGGACTaagactaaaaattttgttactcGAGCTCAATCAGTGCGATTGAGCGTCAAATCattacaattttcaacaatcaaaTCAAGCTGGCAAGCCTGGCACGGGGAACAGCTTTCGAAGCACTTCTTCTGACACTCATGTCCGCAATCCAGCTCTTTAAGACAACGTTCATTGCATTCGTCCTCAACATCTTCATGGCATTGCTTGAGGAGGATGTGGCCACAGTTTTGCTTGACACCcaccttttaaataaaaaattgacatgcAATCAACCAAATTAATCAACTTAATAGAAGAGAGAAAATCAGGtcaatttagcaaaaaaataaaaatgaattgctagtaaaaaaatcattttaaaatatttttaccaaaagatAAATGAgcttaaaaggaaatttctgGGATGTGTCCAAATTGAACTTACTTTGACTTCACACAGGCCGCATTCCTCTGAACACAGCTTTGGACAAATGTGATCCTTGCGGCACTTCTTGCTCAGCTTAGTGCATGGCTTTTGGCAAACCATATCAGGCAGCTCATCATCATTTTCCACTTCAATAGTGTGTACTCTGCACGGGAGCAAGATTTCGCACTTCTTGCCGCTAACGATGTGGCAGTTCAAGGTACAGGGATGCATTTCCTCTTCACCATAACGCAGGATGCAAGGTTCAGGGCACTCATCTTCTGGGCAAACGATATGGCAAATGTCCTGGCAAGGGTGGCCGCAACCAGGCGTCTTCACGCATGGCTGGTCGCAGCCCCCGTGTGGAGCCAGCGTATAGAAATCTTCTGCATCTTGCACTTTGAATGTATGGCTGGGGTGAGACTCGCAcctaaagaaaataatttcttaagtAAAACTAAAGTGATGTGTGTTCATTTAtattagaatttaataaactaaACTGATTTAAGCAGGGTTTTTaacacataaattttatataaataaattcttgatttccttttttttctaCCAGCGtcattgtatttttaagaCCATCGCCTTGTGGTGTACAAGCACTTCAATCTAAAAATCCTGTATATAAGAAAGAGATGGCGACTTTATGGGCACAAATGATATCGGTTTTAAAAGAACATTTGAATTGATATGGGAGAAGGTATTGGTAAAGTGGAAAAACGGATTATaaagaaactaaaatttaacttgaaatatttttatcacctCAGGGTCAGTGAGTCCGAAATGGCATCCTGGTTTTCAAGCGTGTGCCTGATGGAATCCCAGAGGTGACTTCTGGATGACAGACAGTCCATGTTTCCGACCATGACAAGTCCATTCTTGGCTCGGGACAGTGCGACGCACACCCTGTTTTCCTTGGCTAAATATCCAATGTTTCCACTCTCGTTGCTTCTTACAAGAGACAGAAGGATGATATTGCTTTCCTCGCCCTGGTAGTCGTCTACCACAGCTACTCTAACCTTCTTTAATGCTTTAGCCACCTCTGATTTGTCCGATTTATCCATGCGAATCAACTGGAAAGCGAAAGTGAAATTAAGTATTaagttaataataaattgcggTTTTACTTGTCTGATCAAATCAACTTGTCCATTGTAGGTTGTTAAAATTGTGATATCCTCTGAAGTGTAGCCGATTTGATACAGGAGGTGCTTGCAGAGCGCGACCAAAAACTCTGCTTCGAATTGGTTGCGCTTACTGGTGCTCAATTTCACCTGTTGGaaataaaagtataaaatGCAACCAATTCGCTACTACAGATAAACAAAAAGGATAAtatattgataataattaccTTTGACTCCAGATTTTCATGGGTGACAAAGGAGACTCTCTTCAGCAGACTTTTCAGCTGAGGCTTGTGGTGGACGCTTTCATGGTTTTGCAAATTCTCATAGATCAGCGGTACGATGAGCTGAGAAATTTCCGGTGCCATACGATGCTGGACCTGAAGGGTGCAACATTTTTCCCTGTTGATCACCATTCTTTCAAACAGGGAAATGTGCAGATTGAGTTTCTCCATATCATACTCGGCAACTTTGGGACGCAGCTGTTTGTGGTCACCTAAACAGGCATCAAGTATTTCAAAGCTTATTTACTTTCTTAATTACGGTCTCACGTaccaatcaaaatcaaatgctGCAGTTTTTCTGAGAGACAGGCAATAATGTGAGCTTCCAGGACTTCTGCCGCTTCTTCTACAATCACTGCAATTGAAGGGAGATGTTAGGTATAAGCTATTTGAATGAAGAGCTgtattgaatataatttaaagcagaggaaataaataacaattttacaaGAGAAGAAACATGTATACTGTATACATGAGCTATTATTTTAGAGGTGAAAATGATAACACCTACCCACTTGGCAACCAATGCCATCTAATTCTGATTTCATTCTAGCAGCACCAGTCGTTGTCATTCCAATGACATCCTGGTTGGCGAGACTAACACCAAGCTTATTACTGGAGTTGTATTTATCCAGCTCCCTGCACTTGGACTGGCCCCCGACTCTAACAAGTTTATCAGTAAATTTCAGCATTCCAACTAAAAACTGGTCCAGAGCGTGATTGGTCATGCAGACTACAAGGATTGGAGTCCGCCTTTTTAAGGCAATTTTGTTTGAGAGAAGGATTTCGGCAATCTTGAGGGCCATGAACGTTTTCCCTGTTCCAGGTGGCCCCTGAATGACGGCCAATTCGGCCGTTAGGGCGGTCTTCAAAGCAACAAGCTGAGACGCATTCAGGCCTAGCTCTGCGGCGGTGGGCCAGCTATCCAAGTTGGTCACGTTGAATATAAATTGTTGGTCCACACCGCTAACCTCAATAGGCATGCTGTAGCAGTTCAGATACTGGGGTGGGTGATCTTCTTTGATCACATCAACAAAGTACTTCTTGAATGGAACCTTTTTGGGATCCGTGGAATTCAAAGCAGAGAGCACCTACAAACATTAGGTTAAATTGATTACCACTGCTAGGCAACAAATTGAAGACAAAGCTCTATAATTATAAAGTCCTATAGATTGTTTTCTGACATAATATATGATTAATGATTGGTGAAATTAaaggttttaataaaagttaaacTAACAATCATTCACTaaaggcaataaaattaatagagcttaattttttttaatcaagataAGCAATAacatttgcaataattgatGATGAAATATTACATCAATTTAAGACACATAACGAAACGCATTACTCACATGCAAGTAAGGTGCGAAGAAAGCTTCGCACTCAACCATTGTGAATGTTTCATCAAGGGGCACGTCAGGCtcattccaaaaacgcaaacTAATGCGAGTCTCGCAAGAGCGAAATTCTCTAAAGACGATAGTGGCTAACTTGAGAGAGCGGAATGAGTCATTGGAGAAGCAAAGCAGTGAACCAGGCAAGAACATTTTGAACCGGTCCTTCTCAGAATAATTCCTTTGGTCCGGGACACACGCCATAGGGATGCAACTTCTTTTTCCCATGCGTTTCTCTCCAATCATCACTCTCGGGTGAATTTTAACTTGCGATGATTCAAAGGTAGAGTCATGTGTGCGATGGCTACGTAACCATTCTCGATATTCTTCGATCCCTTTTCTCAGGGGCGAGACAAAGTCTTCCCTCATGAGCCAGAAGAGAGTTTTCAGATACTGGTCCTGGCTCTCGTAGCTCCCATTGATGATATTTGGGGATATCTTCTCTTTCTTTCCCTGCACAACCTCCTCGAAGGTTGGGTACACCGAGCCTAAGCGAtcctgaaaatgaaaaggttAGTTGAGTTTATAGGATTTCAGCATTTTTGAAGataagtaataattaaatctttttaaagtttataTTAGCCATTAAATTTGGTAACAAAATCAGTTAGAACAAAATTGTCTTCCTTGTGTATTTTCTGATATATTTGTGGCGTTCGAGTCGATTAATTTCACCTagagaaaagttaaaataggATGATGAAATTAAGAAACAACTGTTGCTTTTATAGATTTGGTGGATCCCATCTCagcttttaataattgaaatttttactgagCATAAGTGTTGCAAGATTTAttcatattgaaattttataattatttgataataccgataattctatattttttaataatagctTTATACTCTATAAATAAGTATTGCgtgatttcttttgttttggaTTTTGCCATGTCACCCCTTGGCCTGACCTGAACTACCTTAGCGGCAGCAAACCCGCTGCGCACCGTGATGTACTGCTTCCTGTAGGTCGAATGCATGTTTCAATTTGGCTTTTAAAATCGCGTGCCACGATAGATTCCAACTTTTGCTGTATGTAAGGTATATTTTTACAGCGAGCTGTTGACGTCCAGCAATTGTGTGCGAGGTCCTCTAGTATGACCTGTGACaaataagcaaaaattcatACATATTTCCCTGAAAAACATCATTTAACAAAATAGTGAACATTTCTCTCGACTCCTACACacagcaaaatatatttattataaattaaattccgctGTACACAACCACCACAACTGTGCATTGATATAGCATGACGTGTCGTATTATAATACATGACACATAATAAATGAGTTGTGCATTTTGGTTTGGTAAAGCACCAAACTCTTGGCATTAGACATAAAGCCGGTGAGGTACCAAAATCTCGCGCCCACGCACCAGGTTTTATGATGCATAACATTGCAATGGCATGtctgataattattatatactTACACATACATATATGTCTATAGatgataataattcataattctAAGGCATCGAATTTtgtcaagcaaaaaaatatacgtATGTGTATGTATCATACGTGTATTGGAATGACTATAAAATGCGTAATGATAAGAAAATGTCaatgaaatgacaaaaaacgtcctggtcccggtaaaattcaacaaacacccaagtTTTCACTCTCGAATTGATTGTtaaccttttcttgcaacaaggaaattcgcgtttggttgttgaaagttgcgcaattttaccgggaccaggacaaaaatttatgcatttatgtgaaatatatttatacataCTCACGCAGGGACGGACCAGGGATGGACAGTACAGCAGGTTGTGCAGTTTCAGTATAGAGAAACTGTGAAGGGAGCCCTCAGACTCAGAGCCCTGGTCGCAGGTCGGTGGCTGTGTGTTGCGCCAAGTTGCGCCGCTGCTTGCTGCTCTTGTTCTCTTCGAGTGTCGAGTTGAGTCACTAAAGCAGGAACAGAGCGCGATGCGCGATTGTGTagtgaaaaattacagttttcgccgACAAGACCGACAAGTTACAGctttcgccacccctacttttaTCAttataagaactggcgagatgtgtaaccctgtagaaactgtaactttaccataGCATTCAAACTCTTAGCCAGCGAATGCCGATTTGCCGAATGATTGAGGCGGATGCTTAGGTAGGCTATATTATGTTATGCTGCGTTAtgcagatgaaaattttgcgaCTTACAATTATTGTATGACCACGACGGAGAACAGAGCTTCGAAAAGCTAGGAAACAGGAAAAGGtagataatatattatataatatatatgtatacaaAAATCTCATAATGTAATACGACAATAAATAATCGTTCACTCACACTTATTCCGTTCTTCCCGTTTTCCTCCATAAGATTAACAAGGCGGAGCATGGCCTCTCCTTTGGTGCGCCCTTTTCCTTATCGGCCGACACCGAGaagcgtgtgtgtgtcgtgTGAACTTGAGTTGTGATTTGTCctttttcctgattttctaAACCCTGACTCTACCCTTACCAATCTAATATAAACCTACCTACTGTTACAATATTACTATCCTCGCCCCCATGAACAATTTTCGGCATTTTTTAGACATAAAGAGAATCTGAATATTTATCTGTTTATTTGAggcccaattttttttttctgcaaaacgGCCAAaggttttcaaataaattcacaaagAAACCCCGTG
It encodes:
- the LOC135937297 gene encoding NFX1-type zinc finger-containing protein 1-like encodes the protein MEPSKDFRACSVYPTYAEVVGNVVAPLSENIVDKPFKNVQQYLETHFWLMREEVVGPLRKVVSQLKIKRNDEDSPSYMTAKFLRPVDTSVKKLGVKLRFTDSRISNGETVKEKSSQILKFGSLVCFTCNLFKTLIFATISHRQENYFKESVVFVKLTSECKEDIYKNEYMMIESETFFGAYEQVLKTLQLADDNDFPFPQYFIKVSKSDALPKYMRNGIKTISIKGVDQDFNSVRLLEPNSWPTAAEIGLDESQLFSLQAALTRELAFILGPPGTGKTYVGLTVAQILIGNKAALNLKRPILVISSTNHSLDRFLLGLLNFTDNIVRIGQQSKFSQLNLYNYNKLKGSWYYRLAYQDVIGMTASRASDWRPKLNSLGCEVVIVEDAAVVFDAQMFACLPNNYQHLIMIGGLKQLELKLENPDLASFKLNVSFFKRMLDNRESQKPLRFQYRMPPEMTKLISPLIYPKMEHGASATSLPALKLLTKRVSFVTHNFPESPEEIEVRTPEQIMKKQWKTGNSKKNDQEASFVVALCKYLLLQKVAPLDITILTTYAYQLDLIKKLIKEEKSKVKGLLVTVEVTTVDNFQGGENKFIILSLVRSNSGGALGFLEKENRIGVALSKAQNALIIVGNIQTLTKSCPTWKSIESSLKEQNALNGFLEFRCTTYPTKTHAVAFDEELIKSEWICSKNSCEKPHQAPALTAPSCSPVKHNPHQKPGEYPQKSLTEQTPMLVGSDSSAKNSVKDSNASGYSTLSSQKIKSSEQFPLMIKTNMPKFPVISMPVKIRFNGDTIPSNQSKCYASSGSSVSGSTNSYAARCKVVKSYGHKCSVVCPPGKAHNSSHETCEICNEPATNSFSMNSHTNQNGKNLKNRIQPPPPAPLVAASTRQPIVKQPQPQVVAQELLEKPLPPPLPEINFFPVIPTPVKRVSFNDIATPSNQSSGSRVSGITFSYAERCYGVNSCGHKCKVVCPPVEAHNSSHEIWERCIEPCLRMCKAGLHRCKLPCYRQCHPDCFEIRTLTNSCGRHSKDVLCKDWKSASGVCKAVCNRPMWCGHLCTKNCHQNDCNTRCLRCRLAVLFCGCTRQKRISQC
- the LOC135936823 gene encoding NFX1-type zinc finger-containing protein 1-like isoform X1, which codes for MHSTYRKQYITVRSGFAAAKVVQDRLGSVYPTFEEVVQGKKEKISPNIINGSYESQDQYLKTLFWLMREDFVSPLRKGIEEYREWLRSHRTHDSTFESSQVKIHPRVMIGEKRMGKRSCIPMACVPDQRNYSEKDRFKMFLPGSLLCFSNDSFRSLKLATIVFREFRSCETRISLRFWNEPDVPLDETFTMVECEAFFAPYLHVLSALNSTDPKKVPFKKYFVDVIKEDHPPQYLNCYSMPIEVSGVDQQFIFNVTNLDSWPTAAELGLNASQLVALKTALTAELAVIQGPPGTGKTFMALKIAEILLSNKIALKRRTPILVVCMTNHALDQFLVGMLKFTDKLVRVGGQSKCRELDKYNSSNKLGVSLANQDVIGMTTTGAARMKSELDGIGCQVVIVEEAAEVLEAHIIACLSEKLQHLILIGDHKQLRPKVAEYDMEKLNLHISLFERMVINREKCCTLQVQHRMAPEISQLIVPLIYENLQNHESVHHKPQLKSLLKRVSFVTHENLESKVKLSTSKRNQFEAEFLVALCKHLLYQIGYTSEDITILTTYNGQVDLIRQLIRMDKSDKSEVAKALKKVRVAVVDDYQGEESNIILLSLVRSNESGNIGYLAKENRVCVALSRAKNGLVMVGNMDCLSSRSHLWDSIRHTLENQDAISDSLTLRCESHPSHTFKVQDAEDFYTLAPHGGCDQPCVKTPGCGHPCQDICHIVCPEDECPEPCILRYGEEEMHPCTLNCHIVSGKKCEILLPCRVHTIEVENDDELPDMVCQKPCTKLSKKCRKDHICPKLCSEECGLCEVKVGVKQNCGHILLKQCHEDVEDECNERCLKELDCGHECQKKCFESCSPCQACQLDLIVENCNDLTLNRTD
- the LOC135936823 gene encoding NFX1-type zinc finger-containing protein 1-like isoform X2: MHSTYRKQYITVRSGFAAAKDRLGSVYPTFEEVVQGKKEKISPNIINGSYESQDQYLKTLFWLMREDFVSPLRKGIEEYREWLRSHRTHDSTFESSQVKIHPRVMIGEKRMGKRSCIPMACVPDQRNYSEKDRFKMFLPGSLLCFSNDSFRSLKLATIVFREFRSCETRISLRFWNEPDVPLDETFTMVECEAFFAPYLHVLSALNSTDPKKVPFKKYFVDVIKEDHPPQYLNCYSMPIEVSGVDQQFIFNVTNLDSWPTAAELGLNASQLVALKTALTAELAVIQGPPGTGKTFMALKIAEILLSNKIALKRRTPILVVCMTNHALDQFLVGMLKFTDKLVRVGGQSKCRELDKYNSSNKLGVSLANQDVIGMTTTGAARMKSELDGIGCQVVIVEEAAEVLEAHIIACLSEKLQHLILIGDHKQLRPKVAEYDMEKLNLHISLFERMVINREKCCTLQVQHRMAPEISQLIVPLIYENLQNHESVHHKPQLKSLLKRVSFVTHENLESKVKLSTSKRNQFEAEFLVALCKHLLYQIGYTSEDITILTTYNGQVDLIRQLIRMDKSDKSEVAKALKKVRVAVVDDYQGEESNIILLSLVRSNESGNIGYLAKENRVCVALSRAKNGLVMVGNMDCLSSRSHLWDSIRHTLENQDAISDSLTLRCESHPSHTFKVQDAEDFYTLAPHGGCDQPCVKTPGCGHPCQDICHIVCPEDECPEPCILRYGEEEMHPCTLNCHIVSGKKCEILLPCRVHTIEVENDDELPDMVCQKPCTKLSKKCRKDHICPKLCSEECGLCEVKVGVKQNCGHILLKQCHEDVEDECNERCLKELDCGHECQKKCFESCSPCQACQLDLIVENCNDLTLNRTD